From a region of the Neodiprion fabricii isolate iyNeoFabr1 chromosome 7, iyNeoFabr1.1, whole genome shotgun sequence genome:
- the LOC124187006 gene encoding titin-like, which yields MKKLLLVSVFFFANAEVLITDVDQPIPITEVSAVAGFKARLPCEVAPSSRGDVLFMVLWYNEKIDGEPVYSLDVRGRGFDQAKLWSDPNGFGSRALMNVNASPAELVIDDLLASDAGVYRCRVDFKNSPTRNVKIKLTVIVQPDRPVVLDANRRTIEKVSPIYNEGSNLTLFCETWGGSPSPRLTWYLGNEVMDDTYYREKDEVTVNRLDIPRITRKFFGARLVCLANNNRLVPPLMTEIVMNVNLKPFAVNITSKEPNLSAFRTYEINCTSFGSRPKAVITWWKGDHQVKHMARNFAEFPNVTKSILSYVPTIEDDGKYLTCRAENPEVPNSALEDRWHLVIHYLPIVTIRIGSSINARDIKEGDDVYFECNIKANPKAYKLSWFKNGKELHQNVSIGIIFSDRSLVLQSLTRHSTGDYTCLAANTEGKSSSEPVTLEVMYAPICKEGSVMQVVGALKHETISLFCGIQSRPPPTNFHWTFNNSGELVDVPSTRYSQVETVRLLTSQWHGSRLNYTPSSEMDYGTIACWARNQVGRQKNPCLFQIIVAGRPYPLHNCTAVQSTGPYAYRMGLDEGRGTDSREADWLIVRCTEGFDGGLPVTSFELEVYSEETVSRANTIFSSNQTDRLGSQGPIFEVPGLEPGRNYRLLLYAVNAKGKSDPVVLEPITLKGVAMYTTGRDSSENKKDYSLLVACFAGGVTAACILVVGVTLTLYRRSHPSRLAKVPQDADREVREYSELRKDEKRPPRDPRPQDLQDPSQDEEPDVIPIKVDRRPDIFEPTYAAKPERIKNFPSNIERFGYPSSPSSVLHGKDSWIYSEGFTERPSPPGNPLISPLRPNTLPVVRNHDNICTRSSRVQESSI from the exons TACCCATCACCGAGGTTTCAGCGGTCGCGGGTTTCAAGGCCCGGCTACCTTGCGAGGTGGCCCCCTCTTCACGAGGCGACGTTCTCTTCATGGTTCTCTGGTACAATGAGAAAATTGACGGCGAGCCGGTTTACAGCCTCGATGTACGGGGGCGAGGCTTCGATCAGGCCAAGTTATGGTCGGACCCAAACGGCTTCGGCAGCCGCGCCCTGATGAATGTTAACGCCAGTCCGGCCGAGCTGGTCATCGACGATCTGCTCGCCTCTGACGCAGGCGTTTACAGATGCAGGGTAGACTTCAAGAACAGTCCGACTAGAAATGTCAAGATCAAATTGACCGTAATCG TCCAGCCAGATCGGCCAGTGGTGCTGGACGCGAATCGGCGAACGATTGAAAAGGTATCACCGATATACAACGAGGGTTCAAATTTGACCCTGTTCTGCGAGACCTGGGGTGGAAGTCCATCTCCGAGGCTGACATGGTACCTTGGCAACGAAGTGATGGACGACACCTATTACAGGGAGAAAGACGAGGTCACTGTAAACCGCCTGGACATACCCAGGATAACAAGAAAGTTTTTTGGAGCTCGTTTGGTGTGCCTGGCCAACAACAACAGGCTGGTACCACCTCTGATGACGGAAATAGTGATGAACGTGAACC TGAAACCGTTCGCCGTCAACATAACCAGCAAGGAGCCGAACCTCTCGGCGTTCAGAACCTACGAGATAAACTGTACCAGCTTCGGGTCGAGACCGAAGGCTGTGATAACGTGGTGGAAGGGAGATCACCAGGTGAAGCACATGGCAAGAAAC TTTGCAGAGTTTCCAAACGTGACGAAAAGCATCCTGAGCTACGTGCCGACAATCGAGGACGACGGGAAGTATCTGACATGTCGAGCTGAGAACCCGGAAGTGCCTAACAGCGCTCTAGAGGACAGATGGCATTTGGTTATCCATT ACCTGCCGATCGTGACGATAAGGATAGGCTCGAGCATCAACGCTCGGGACATAAAGGAGGGCGACGACGTTTACTTCGAATGCAACATTAAGGCCAATCCGAAGGCCTACAAGCTCTCTTGGTTCAAGAACGGCAAAGAACTGCATCAGAACGTCTCGATCGGCATTATATTTAGCGATCGTTCTCTAGTTCTCCAAAGCCTGACTCGCCACTCGACTGGCGACTACACTTGCCTGGCCGCAAACACCGAGGGCAAGTCTTCCAGTGAGCCGGTCACCCTTGAGGTCATGT ACGCGCCGATCTGCAAGGAGGGATCGGTGATGCAGGTCGTCGGTGCGTTGAAGCATGAGACGATATCCTTGTTCTGTGGCATCCAGTCACGACCACCGCCGACCAATTTTCATTGGACATTCAACAATTCCGGTGAACTTGTCGACGTACCGTCGACTCGTTATTCGCAGGTAGAGACTGTCAGACTGTTGACCAGCCAGTGGCACGGCTCGCGTCTCAACTACACACCGTCTTCCGAAATGGACTATGGGACCATCGCCTGCTGGGCCAGGAACCAAGTTGGCAGACAAAAGAACCCTTGCCTCTTCCAGATCATCGTTGCCGGTCGACCCTATCCGCTTCACAATTGCACTGCCGTTCAGTCCACCGGGCCCTACGCCTACAGAATGG GACTGGACGAGGGTAGAGGTACGGATTCGCGTGAGGCTGATTGGCTGATAGTGAGATGCACCGAGGGTTTCGACGGTGGTTTACCAGTGACGAGTTTCGAGCTGGAGGTTTACAGCGAGGAGACAGTTTCCCGGGCGAACACGATATTCTCCTCGAACCAGACGGACCGACTAGGCTCCCAAGGTCCGATATTCGAGGTGCCGGGCCTGGAACCAGGCCGAAACTACAGACTGTTGCTCTACGCGGTGAACGCCAAGGGGAAGAGCGACCCGGTTGTCCTGGAGCCGATAACGTTGAAAGGGGTGGCGATGTACACGACGG GTCGAGATTCCTCGGAAAACAAGAAGGACTACAGCCTGCTGGTCGCGTGTTTCGCCGGTGGTGTAACGGCGGCGTGCATCCTGGTCGTCGGTGTGACGTTGACGCTGTATCGTCGCAGCCACCCGTCGCGCCTGGCGAAGGTCCCGCAGGATGCGGATAGGGAGGTACGGGAATACAGCGAGTTGCGTAAGGACGAGAAGCGGCCGCCGCGGGATCCGAGGCCGCAGGACCTCCAGGACCCCTCGCAGGACGAGGAGCCCGACGTTATCCCGATAAaggtcgaccgtcggccggaCATCTTCGAGCCGACGTACGCGGCGAAACCGGAACGGATAAAAAACTTCCCCTCGAACATCGAGCGTTTCGGTTATCCCTCATCGCCGTCCTCCGTCCTCCACGGCAAGGACTCGTGGATATACTCCGAGGGTTTCACGGAGCGCCCTTCGCCCCCAGGAAACCCCCTAATTAGCCCCCTTCGTCCCAACACCCTTCCCGTCGTCCGTAATCACGATAATATCTGCACGCGGAGTTCCCGCGTTCAGGAAAGTTCTATATAA